The Glycine max cultivar Williams 82 chromosome 12, Glycine_max_v4.0, whole genome shotgun sequence genome window below encodes:
- the CEN3 gene encoding CENTRORADIALIS-like protein 3, with amino-acid sequence MNMISSDPLVIGKVIGDVVDHFTPTVKITVSYNNNKQVYNGHEFFPSSVTTKPKVQIHGGDMRSFFTLVMTDPDVPGPSDPYLREHLHWLVTDIPGTTDATFGNEVVEYEIPRPNIGIHRFVFLVFKQKRRQGVLKTPTTRDLFNSRSFAEENELGPPVAAVFFNAQRETAARRR; translated from the exons ATGAATATGATATCATCAGATCCTCTTGTTATAGGGAAGGTGATCGGAGATGTAGTGGATCATTTCACTCCAACTGTGAAAATCACTGTCTCCTACAACAATAATAAGCAGGTCTATAATGGTCATGAGTTTTTCCCTTCCTCAGTAACCACTAAGCCTAAGGTTCAGATTCATGGAGGTGATATGAGATCCTTCTTCACTCTG GTCATGACAGATCCAGACGTTCCTGGCCCTAGTGATCCATACCTGAGGGAACACTTACACTG GCTGGTCACAGATATCCCCGGCACAACGGACGCCACATTTG GAAATGAGGTGGTGGAGTACGAAATTCCAAGGCCAAACATAGGGATACATAGGTTTGTGTTTCTGGTTTTCAAGCAGAAGCGGAGGCAGGGAGTGCTGAAAACACCAACAACAAGGGACCTCTTTAACTCGAGGAGCTTTGCAGAGGAGAATGAGTTGGGGCCTCCTGTGGCTGCTGTGTTTTTCAATGCTCAAAGGGAAACCGCTGCCAGAAGACGTTGA
- the LOC102664046 gene encoding pentatricopeptide repeat-containing protein At3g62890 translates to MRSSCVSVTVGANPTRLLSEKRITQSQVRQIHAYIVKTNLVTHALCVAKLVNALSQSSNPYDAVSVFAHALSRFHHLRGIEFSVPPALKACGKSCAFEEGKQIMGFILKTHLWNDPFLARSVFDKMPTRDLISWNSLLSGYLKAGEIEIAREVFEKMPQRDLVSCNAMIDGYGKHGMCELAEEVFMDMGVRDVVTWTSMISAFVLNHQPRKGLCLFREMLSLGVRPDAPAVVSVLSAIADLGFLEEGKWVHNYIFTNKVHQSCSFIGSALINMYAKCGRIENAYHVFRSLCHRQNIGDWNSMISGLALHGLGREAIEIFQDMERVELEPDDITFLGLLSACNHGGLMDEGQFYFETMQVKYKIVPKIQHYGCIVDLFGRAGRLEEALGVIDEMPFEPDVLIWKAILSASMKHNNVVMGHTAGLRAIELAPQDSSCYVLLSNIYAKAGRWDDVSKVRSLMRKRRVRKIPGCSSILADGKVHEFLVGKAMDVGYNQSVLSMLEEIVCKLKSEGYEPDLNQVFIDIEGGEKESQLTLHSEKMALAFGLLNSHQGSPIHIVKNLRICCDCHRFMQLVSKIYNRRVIVRDQNRFHHFDKGFCSCRNHW, encoded by the exons ATGAGATCAAGCTGTGTTTCGGTTACAGTTGGGGCAAACCCAACAAGGTTGTTGTCGGAGAAACGCATAACACAGTCCCAAGTGCGCCAAATTCACGCGTACATCGTCAAAACAAACCTCGTCACTCACGCACTCTGTGTCGCCAAACTCGTCAACGCTCTTTCTCAGAGCAGTAACCCCTACGACGCCGTTTCCGTTTTTGCCCACGCGCTCTCTCGCTTCCACCACTTGCGGGGAATCGAGTTTTCTGTTCCCCCTGCACTCAAAGCTTGTGGCAAATCGTGTGCATTCGAGGAAGGGAAGCAAATCATGGGTTTCATTTTGAAAACCCATTTGTGGAATGACCCGTTT CTTGCACGGTCGGTGTTTGATAAAATGCCCACAAGAGACTTGATCTCTTGGAACTCACTTCTTTCGGGTTACTTGAAAGCTGGTGAGATTGAAATTGCGCGTGAGGTGTTTGAGAAAATGCCTCAGAGGGACCTTGTTTCGTGTAATGCCATGATTGATGGGTATGGGAAGCATGGGATGTGCGAGCTTGCTGAGGAGGTTTTTATGGACATGGGTGTCAGGGATGTGGTGACTTGGACGAGTATGATTTCAGCTTTTGTTCTTAATCATCAACCAAGGAAAGGGTTATGTTTGTTCAGAGAAATGTTGAGTTTAGGGGTTAGACCGGATGCCCCTGCTGTTGTTAGTGTCCTTTCAGCCATTGCTGACCTTGGTTTTCTTGAGGAAGGTAAATGGGTGCACAATTACATATTTACTAATAAGGTACATCAAAGTTGCAGttttattggatcggctctcATAAACATGTATGCTAAATGTGGTCGAATAGAAAATGCCTACCATGTATTTAGAAGCCTTTGTCACCGGCAAAACATTGGTGATTGGAATTCTATGATCTCTGGTTTAGCACTCCATGGACTTGGCCGTGAAGCTATTGAGATTTTTCAGGACATGGAGAGGGTGGAACTTGAGCCTGATGATATCACTTTCTTGGGGCTTTTAAGTGCTTGCAACCATGGAGGCCTTATGGATGAGggtcaattttattttgaaaccatGCAGGTGAAGTACAAGATAGTTCCTAAAATTCAGCACTATGGATGCATTGTTGACCTCTTCGGTCGAGCAGGTCGCTTAGAAGAGGCACTTGGGGTTATAGATGAAATGCCTTTTGAACCTGATGTTTTAATTTGGAAGGCCATTCTCAGTGCCAGCATGAAGCACAATAACGTTGTGATGGGGCACACTGCTGGCTTAAGAGCTATAGAATTGGCTCCACAAGATTCAAGTTGTTATGTTCTTCTCTCGAATATCTATGCCAAAGCGGGAAGGTGGGATGATGTGAGTAAAGTTAGATCATTGATGAGAAAAAGAAGGGTAAGAAAAATTCCTGGATGTAGCTCTATTCTTGCGGATGGTAAAGTCCATGAGTTCCTCGTGGGGAAGGCCATGGATGTGGGGTACAACCAAAGCGTTCTCTCTATGTTAGAGGAGATTGTGTGCAAGTTGAAGTCGGAGGGATATGAACCTGATCTCAATCAAGTTTTTATAGATATTGAAGGGGGTGAAAAAGAGAGCCAACTAACTCTTCACAGTGAAAAGATGGCTCTTGCTTTTGGACTATTGAATAGCCATCAGGGTAGTCCCATTCATATAGTGAAGAATTTAAGAATTTGTTGTGATTGTCACAGGTTCATGCAGCTGGTTTCAAAAATCTACAACCGTCGAGTTATAGTCAGAGATCAAAACCGTTTTCATCATTTTGACAAGGGTTTCTGTTCCTGCAGAAATCATTGGTAA
- the LOC100808779 gene encoding uncharacterized protein: MVIPIAVSLVVILIGLAYKAVKPPPPKICGSVGGPEVASPRVKLSDGRHLAYREFGVPKEEARYKIIVIHGYDSSKDTSLPVSQELVEDLGIYFLHFDRAGYGESDPHSLRSVKSEAYDIQELADKLEIGHKFYIIGMSMGGYPVWSCLKYIPHRLSGAALVAPFISYWWPSYPENLLREAFLMLPHSDQWTFRVSHYAPWLFYWWMTQKWFPSLTLTNLLSPDDIEIVKSLSELQNTGQERITQQGEYESLHRDIMSAFGKWEFGPTDITNPFPDNNGSVHIWQGFEDRIIPYTLNRYISHKLPWIRYHELPHAGHLFLFKKNECESIIRALVLT, from the exons ATGGTGATTCCAATAGCAGTGTCGCTGGTGGTGATTCTCATAGGGTTGGCTTATAAGGCCGTAAAGCCGCCACCTCCTAAAATATGTGGATCCGTAGGTGGTCCTGAAGTAGCTTCACCCAGAGTGAAGCTCAGTGATGGGAGGCATTTGGCCTACCGAGAATTTGGTGTTCCAAAGGAAGAAGCTAGGTACAAGATCATTGTCATTCATGGTTATGACAGTTCCAAAGACACAAGTTTACCAGTTTCTCAA GAACTTGTTGAAGATCTAGGGATATATTTCCTCCACTTTGACAGAGCAGGTTATGGTGAAAGTGATCCACATTCGTTACGTTCTGTGAAGAGTGAAGCATATGATATTCAAGAACTAGCTGATAAATTGGAGATTGGTcataagttttatataattGGTATGTCAATGGGAGGTTACCCTGTTTGGAGCTGCCTAAAATACATTCCACACAG ATTATCAGGAGCAGCCTTGGTGGCTCCATTTATAAGCTATTGGTGGCCTTCTTATCCTGAAAATCTACTAAGAGAAGCATTTCTGATGCTACCTCACTCAGACCAATGGACTTTTCGAGTTTCACATTATGCCCCTTGGTTGTTCTATTGGTGGATGACTCAAAAATGGTTCCCTTCATTGACTTTGACAAATTTGTTGTCTCCTGATGATATAGAGATCGTGAAGAGCTTGTCAGAACTCCAAAACACTGGCCAG GAGAGGATAACTCAGCAAGGTGAATATGAATCATTACACCGAGACATAATGAGTGCTTTTGGAAAGTGGGAATTTGGACCAACAGACATAACAAATCCGTTCCCTGATAATAATGGTTCGGTTCACATATGGCAAGGCTTTGAAGATAGGATCATTCCCTACACGCTGAACCGTTACATCTCTCACAAATTACCGTGGATTCGTTATCATGAGCTTCCTCATGCAGGACATCTATTTCTCTTCAAGAAAAATGAATGTGAGTCTATTATCAGAGCACTTGTACTCACATGA